From the Montipora capricornis isolate CH-2021 chromosome 2, ASM3666992v2, whole genome shotgun sequence genome, one window contains:
- the LOC138037232 gene encoding uncharacterized protein, producing MGSPLGPLMANVFMCHLEDKLARDGMVPSLYKRYVDDTLARMPNTDAAADFLATLNGLHPSLKFTMELPSENTIPFIGIQIIKNGRELETRVYRKPTNTGLLLHFESHVDKRYKTGLLKTMLHRAHALSSATEAFNEECSKLRSIFSRLDYPIGLVNSTINMFILSKPEKKIDDVNTIRIVLPFKDQIATNAVRRQLRDLSRKICVTLQPIFVSKKLEQDLKPKEIKPNIVNRQCVVYKFSCDLCDADYVGYTARHLHQRIAEHKYSSIGKHLLEAHGDRNLFNKGQFRVLKKCHGKFDCLVYEMLFIQELKPSLNTQSDSISAKLCI from the coding sequence atgggctcGCCTCTTGGCCCGCTAATGGCCAATGTGTTTATGTGCCACCTCGAGGACAAACTCGCACGCGACGGTATGGTACCCTCTCTTTACAAGAGGTATGTCGACGACACTCTTGCCAGAATGCCTAACACCGATGCTGCTGCTGACTTTCTGGCTACATTGAATGGTCTACATCCGAGCCTGaagtttacaatggaacttCCTTCTGAGAATACGATCCCTTTCATTGGTATTCAGATCATTAAGAATGGGAGAGAACTTGAAACTCGTGTTTACAGAAAGCCGACCAACACCGGTCTACTTTTACATTTTGAAAGCCATGTTGACAAACGTTACAAAACCGGTTTATTGAAGACCATGCTGCATCGTGCCCATGCCCTGTCATCTGCGACAGAAGCTTTTAATGAGGAATGCTCAAAGTTGCGCTCTATATTCTCCCGACTTGATTATCCTATTGGCCTCGTAAATTCTACTATTAATATGTTTATTCTATCCAAGCCGGAAAAGAAAATCGATGATGTTAACACAATCAGAATAGTTCTCCCTTTCAAAGATCAAATAGCCACTAATGCAGTCCGTAGGCAATTACGTGATCTCAGCAGAAAGATTTGCGTCACTTTGCAGCCAatttttgtgagcaaaaaattggAACAAGATCTTAAGCCTAAAGAAATTAAGCCGAATATTGTAAAtcggcaatgcgttgtttataaattttcatgtgatctgtgcgatgcagattatgtcggttatacggcccgacaccttcatcagCGCATTGCCGAACATAAGTATTCGTCTATCGGTAAACACCTTCTAGAAGCGCACGGTGACAGAAATCTTTTTAATAAGGGCCAATTTCGTGTTCTCAAGAAGTGCCAcgggaaatttgactgcctcgtttacgaaatgctattcatccaagaactgaagcctagccttaacactcagagtgactccatcagtgctaaactctgtatttaa
- the LOC138037231 gene encoding uncharacterized protein gives MAHKNIREECSFIRYIAIIRTLNTLRQNQYEEMMKSHVSKISRLLSKKFDVDEHINNMSSYRLSFFEKLVICRGLKFSLPQKVAPAEIKANFEKVFWKLEPLIEDPVDKELASSTLRSIALNYIKSTSPSPPKALVKALNRLKKRDDIVVTKPDKGSGIVVMDKSEYLRLLSAASIDDTTKFSRVNDKRPNLRGRPPKHYHPLLHKEKDVHSILHRILPQEIATSLSPKSSRLAHLYGLPKTHKANLSMRPILSGTGTYNFNLAKWLEEKLKPLSVNEYTITDVFDFADEIRSSPMNEEDILVSYDVTALFTNVPLSDTIDILVDKAFTNDWFNQTYDLNLEKEELTQLLEVATTNQLF, from the coding sequence atggcccACAAGAACATCCGGGAGGAATGCTCGTTCATTCGCTATATTGCCATCATACGGACACTTAATACACTGCGCCAGAACCAATATGAGGAAATGATGAAAAGTCATGTTAGCAAGATCTCGCGCTTGTTATCTAAGAAGTTTGACGTGGACGAACATATCAACAATATGTCTTCGTATCGTCTTTCGTTCTTCGAAAAGCTTGTTATCTGCAGGGGACTGAAATTTTCTCTGCCTCAAAAAGTCGCTCCAGCTGAAATCAAAGCTAACTTTGAGAAAGTCTTTTGGAAACTTGAGCCACTTATAGAAGATCCTGTTGATAAGGAGTTGGCAAGCTCAACATTGCGTTCAATCGCTTTGAATTACATCAAGAGCACAAGTCCTTCTCCACCTAAAGCTCTTGTGAAAGCGCTCAATCGCTTAAAGAAACGTGATGACATCGTTGTAACCAAACCGGACAAAGGCTCTGGAATTGTTGTCATGGATAAATCCGAGTATCTTCGTCTTCTTAGCGCAGCCTCAATCGACGATACAACTAAATTTTCACGCGTTAATGATAAACGCCCAAACCTTCGTGGTCGCCCACCGAAACATTATCACCCACTTCTTCACAAGGAGAAAGATGTACATTCAATCTTACATCGAATACTGCCTCAAGAAATTGCAACTTCGCTTTCTCCTAAGAGTTCAAGACTAGCCcatctttatgggcttcctaaGACACATAAAGCCAATTTAAGTATGAGACCAATTCTATCAGGCACTGGAACTTACAACTTTAACTTGGCTAAATGGcttgaagaaaaattgaaaccTCTTTCTGTGAACGAGTATACTATTACTGATGTGTTTGATTTTGCTGACGAGATCCGCTCTAGTCCTATGAATGAAGAAGACATACTGGTCTCCTATGACGTCACAGCCCTTTTTACCAATGTACCATTAAGTGACACTATTGACATCCTGGTCGACAAAGCCTTTACAAACGATTGGTTTAATCAAACGTATGATCTTAATCTTGAGAAAGAGGAACTTACTCAGCTTCTTGAAGTTGCTACAACCAACCAACTTTTCTAG